The nucleotide window CTGGTCTTCGCTGCCGTATATATCGCCAAAGAAGCCATCGAGCAGGTGATACTCGGTGCAGGGGCGCATGATCATTCTGGTGGGGGACATGGACACGGTGAATCTGCTATCGAGGGCGATGAGAGGTAAGCTGTCTGTCCGAATTGACATGAGCAGGTGCAATGAAATGAGCTAATATATGACGAGCAGAGATTTCCCTCATTTCTTGTTGGCTTGCGCAGCCATAGCTAGTACATTTGCTGGCTCCGCTCAGGCAACCACGGAAagctggtcgatggtgggttcatccttcttttctGCCCGTCGTACATGAAAAtgaaaagctgatctgcCCGAATTGCTCGTAGCTGTCGGGACGTTATTTCTCACATCGAATTACCTCTCGGTACCCTTCGTTGCCAAGTTTGCGCCGCTGCTAGCCAACCCTTTCAGTCTGACGATCGCGGGAGTCAGTGCTGGAATAGGAATCAGCAGTCTTCTCGTACATCCGTGAGTCGAGCTCTAAGATAGGAGACTCGGACTGAGTAATCGGTTGAGCTGAATCGCGTGATGTGGGACAGGTCGGCACTACATTCCCTTGACTCAttcatctccctcattcTTACGATCCTGACATGCGCTCTATCCTACCCGCCGACGGTGGCGTTTGCCCATGTGCTCTTACAAACCGCTCCACCAGCTTCCCAATCTCAGATGTCGTCCTTGCGCAAAGCTTTGAAGGAAATTAAGGAAGACCGCAGGGTTGTTGGATTAGGTACAATGAGAACGTGGACGATCACAGCGGGAAAAGGATCATTCGAAGAGAAATATCCGCCTACACCATCGCATTCTCGAGCGAATTCATTGGCATCTTCACCTACTTTCGATCAGGGCAAATTCTTTTCACCGCCATCAACCCCCTCCCGACAGCAATCCTTTGAGGCGCAGTCGACATATCCTTCGCCTTACGGTATACCTCTGGGCAAGCGAAACGTTGAAGATGGCGCCCCGTTAGTTGTAACTCTCACTGTGCATGTTCATCCGGATTCATCGGATAAGGAGATATTAGAGATAACGAAATCGAGTTATCTGAAAATTGAAAATGCAATATCGAGCAATCCTGGTGGTTTAGGTATTGCAAGAAGGGAGGGTGAAGTGAGTATAGCGATAAAGCGAGGGTGGGAAGGACTGGAAGATGGTTAGAGACTTAGAAGGTAGATCTACAATACCGCATACATGGGAAGGATGTACTTGTTGTTCGCTTCGCGTTGCGTACTGATTGGAGTTCCTCTGCTACTGAACACCGTGAAAACTTTGGGCCTTGACCAGTACAAACCATCAGGCCCTGTATTCGGATATCCTAACCCCGCCATTTTGGACCCAAGCTTCAGCGACAGTATAATGGTTGAAGAGCGAGGTGTCGTCCCGCGAAGCTTCAACAGCATACAATGCGTCGTGACGAAGCCGCAGTAGATCAACTCGACGAAGgtgctgatgaagaaggagtcAGCGCCGGGACGTCATTACAAGTACTTTGGATTGGCTTACTACCCTGTCGCATAGTTGACGGAAGATCGAGTCACGCACATCGTACAGACTGAGCGGGGTATCGTACTAGCCATGGAAATTCAGCAGAAATTGCGTTCCGACGTGAACTGTGATTTTGGAAATTGACGGTCTCTGGCTCTACTCACTTCGACAACTCTGCCTTGATCAAGGACTAGGATCCTATCGTAGTAGGCTACTGTCTGCAACCTGTGTGCGATGGAGATTAACTGTGCGCGTCGGTCGTCGTCAGCTAAATTCACTATCCAATCTATGAAACTTCGCGAATGAGTTCAGCTTACCGTAACACCATGAAGGTGATTCTGGATGATACGCTGTATCAGAGCATCCGTCTCTGGATCGACCGACGAAGTCGCTTCGTCAAGTAACAAGATCTTGGTTCCTCTCGCCAAAGCTCGAATCAACGATACTACGGTACATTGCATCAAAGACCACTCTCCCTGAATTGCGCGGGAACGAAGTCTCAGAGATATACTGACGGAGTTGCTTTTCACCTGCACTAAAATTGGTACCTTCTGAATTCACCGGTGCATCCAACCTGAATTTGTCTTTGGTCGCTTGTGAAGAAGGCAACAACGAATCCGAGTGGATAAGGTGTAAGAGAGAATTGAGGTATTCGTCCGAATGGATTTGCTGGGGATCCAGATTATCGCGGATAGTACCTTCGAACAAGAATGCATCTTGAGGTATTATCCCAATTCGTTCTCGGACCTGCAAACGTTTCACGCCGCGATGCTCAGCTGACCTAAGGTAGGTAGAACTGATGACTCGTTGTGGGATATGACTCACAGTATCCAAACCTAATCCGGTTAGATCCCTCCCATCGACCCTTATTTGCCCCTTGATATCGTTCATACGCATGATAGCACCTACCAAACTACTTTTCCCTGCGCCTGTCCGCCCGATCACACCGACTTTCTCCCCTGCTCCAATGTTGAagttcagcttcttcagtACCCACGGTCCGGCCTCGGAATACCGTAGTGACAGGTTACGAAATTTCATCTCGCCTTGAGTCGGCCAAGAAGACTCTGGAGGGTCTTGAGGGAGATGCGGGGCTGGCTCGAGGGGGAGAGTGGTGTAATGCAGAATGCGCTCGGCGTTGTTCTGATTCATCAATGAAATGACAAGGGACGTCAACACCAGATGTACACACAAGGGAGAAAAGGTGGCTTGACATGGATTCAGATGAAACAAGGGCCGGCAGTCGGAGACGTACCATCTCCAACTCGACTTGGGCATACAATGAGACGAGGTTTGAAAACAATTGGGCGGCTGAAAGGGCATAGGAGAAGACTACACCGAAAGAAGCTGGATGGACAGAGTGACGGAACAGAATACCGAAAATGGCGATAAGCTGATCATAGGGGCACCGTTAGTCGACTTGTCGGATCAAGGTGTAAATGAGAGGATATCACCAATATCAATAAGTTAGACGACAAGTCGAGACGGACACCGAGCCATCTTCAGAAGATCTCAGCTTGGTACTGATTGCACTGATAGCGAAATTGCATCTCAGGCAATCAACTTACCTTTGGATCACAAGCTGAATGACGGTGTCTGTCAATCAGTATTGCTATCGTATCGCATCGCAGACGAAATCCGACCAACCGTCAAGATGTAAGCTCGCTATTATATATCAGAGTTATCGAGGTCAGCAACCGTCTGCGCTTTCGGCTGGACGACTCACTCCCTCAAGGTTGATTGCGCTCTGCATTCTTCCTTCAAATGTATCTTGTTTCCCGAAAGCTCGAATCACCGATAATCCAGCGAGCTACGCCACATACCACAGGCATCAGCGAAGAATGCAGAACGACGTGACTTGCCCCCTTACCTGCTCGCCGAATGAGCTGTATATTTGAGACCTAGTAATCGAGTCGATTCGCTTGATTTCCCTTGAGGTCTGACGGTAGTAAGACCCAGCCAGCCACTGCATCACGGCGGAAGATCCCATCAAAGAAGTCAACAGGCAAGTCGGATATTGTGGTAATGGCTGAAGCGGACTTACGTAGAAGAGGACTAGAGGAACGAATGCGATACCTAGATAAGGGTACGTGTATAGAATCAGGCCGAATGTACCGACTGCCGCGAGAGCGTTGCTGCATAGACAACGTACCAAGATAATCAGCATTGGAGTGATGCATTCGCCCACGTCGATCAGTGAAGAATGAATCCCGGTTCGCTTACACGAGCAAAGTCTCCCAAGAGAACGCCAttcgatcatcaagcatctcGATGTCTGATCGgtatcatgatcagcaatcaACGGTACACTGAATGGGAAAAAGTAACTTACCTTTGGACAAACGATTGATAATCCGCCCGCTCTAATTATTAGATTTAGCTGAGCGTCATTCGCTGATTCGTCGCGGTAGACAAGAGAGGAGCTTACTGGTGTTTGATCGTGCCACCTCACTGGAGCTCTCATAACGTGCTCCCAAGCCTGTTCGAATAACCGATAAGAAGCTTTCAATCCCGCCACGAACATGGTATACGAAGCACCCCACTGATCCGATCAGACAGCCATTCAGTCAGTCTGAAATGCCCCTTTTACTCGATGTCACAATCGCAGTCCGCCCGAAGCCAGTCAGATAGCCAACTAACAGTAAATAAACCGATAGCAATTCCCAGTGCTGGACCACAGAAAAAGGATATCAGCCAGGACAAGGGCTTGAATAGTCACATGATGTGAGGCTGAACGTACCACCGTATATACCCATATATCCCCCTTGACCCAGCTGGAACTTGTTGGCAGACCACCAACCAAGCCACAGACTATTTCCCACGGTCGCCGCTTGAGTCAGTAATAGCATGATACCGAATGATATTGGCCATATGACCGTTCCCATCGCCTTGAAGTACGTCGAATACACAGTCCATGGTATGGCACCTATCtgtcgatcttcttccatcccTTCCACGGTTGCCGGTTTCTCTTTCCTTGTAGCCTTCTCCGCCGTCTCTTTAGGCTTTGTAGCGCTCACCGACGGCGATGAGGGATTGTGCGTTGAATCTGCGATAAACGCCTGGAAGGGTCCTGCTTGAGTTTTCAATGACTGATCCACAGTCGACCGGTAAGCACACGATAATACTGTAGGTCAATTAGTTGATCCTGAAGAGTATAGAGAGGACGACAAACCTGAAGAGTGCCCTGTTGTACGATCACACCATTTCCAGAAGCGTCACGATCCATGACCAAAATCATATCGGCGTGAGGCAGAATATCCATCTGATGAGTTACGATCACCCTTGTTCGACCGATCATTGGCCCCCCGAGTATACATTCTTTCAAGATATGATGAGACACATTAGCGTCAACGGCTGAGAGGGGATCGTCCATCAATACGATTGAGGATTGACTGTAAGCTGCTCGAGCTAAGGATAACCTTTGACGTTGACCGCCTGATAGTAGTAACCCTTTTTCGCCTACGTCAGTCCTGATCCAGGGTAGTCAGCATGGAGCGAGGTGTTTCGAGGGATACAGTACATATTCACTCCCAGTGAGTGAGTTGGATGACGAAATCAGTCCCCCTAGTAGACGAGGGGAGACTTACAGATCGCCGTTCGCCATAGATTCAATGTCATCCCTCAGAGCACAGGCATCAATGACATTTCTCAGTTTGTCATGATCGATTTCGTCCGGAGTGGCGGTGAAAGTGATATTGTCTTGTACACTCCCCGAATGTATCCAGGCATGTTGCGGCACTAGGACGGCTTTTTCAGTAGAATTCCTGCTCACAAGTCTTCGTTGGGCTGTGAAGGAGACCGAGACCGCGTACCGTAGCTGACTGATCCGCCAAAAATGGTGTGGCCCGACAACGAACGCATGTCGCCAATCatggaagaaagcaaagcCGATTTACCGGTTCCTACTCTGCCCACTATGCAGACCAGGGAGCCTACAGTGTACAAGCGAGATCTAGTCAGTATACAAATTCGACAATCGTCACCTGCACCCAATGAAGATGGATATTTACCCCGCGGGATTTTGAGATCGATTCCTCTCAGTGCAAATGGGCCACTTTCGTCCGGTTGATGattcttctcgtctttctGAGTGAGTTCTGCTGACATACGCTTTTCTACCTGTTCAGGCAGACTCTCGAACTGCAAATCACCTTTGATCTCAATAGCATAGACAGCTCTGTGATCAATATTGAGCTTCTCAGGGATTTCTTCCGCTTGTAACAGCGACCCGATACGACCTATCAACATCCCATTGCAAGCATCAACGGGAAACATCAACCGGGATTCAGCGCGCGATCAAATTAAAGCGTTCAGAGAAGTATGGGCCGCACTTACGGATTCCGACCAGAGCATCGCTCACAGCTGTGAAACACATGGGTAAGAACGAAATGGGAGTTTTCAAGACGTTGAAATACTGTAATCCGGAGAAAATTATAGCTGCGTTAAGTTCATGGCCGGTCAGACCGTACGTGACAAAAGTCACTGTACAGCACAACGTTCACAGAATAACCATCCGAATAGTCAGTCAGTAGTCAGCGTTCAGAGTTGAGCATCCGGCCACAGGGGAAGACGAGGTCTTTTGTCATTGCGTGCAACGAAGGGCCACGAGGACAAATTCAGTATTATCCACCTGTACTCACAAACAGCAGCTAAGGTGGGTATAACAGCCATCGTAGCGTTCATCGTCGCTCGATTGAATCCGTTCTTCCTCAAGTAAACCAACTCGTTCCTCCGCATAGCGTTGACTTTCTCAGAAAAGAATTGCACGTATGCGAATAGCTTGACTGGTCGAATGGAAGTGATGGTTTCTGAGAGTAATCGGACTCTGGAATCGACGTATTTGAGCTGAGATTGACGGGTATGGATCATCCGTGTGAACATGTATGCTGAGTCACGATGTATCAGCTGGACCGTTACCTTGATCTTACGAATGCGAGTGCAGAATCCCTCACCTTGTAAAGGTCCAGCTAGAGCCAATACCTGTTCATAGTTAAACAATTCAATTAGTCATTGTCGCGGGATGCTGACCGGCGATCAACGAGGAGGAATGTGCAGTAGTACAACAATGTACGCACGGCTAGTCCGACTAAAGCTGAATACCCCAATGTCCAAATCAACAATCCCAGTCCTACAGCGATTTGCACCGGCTGAACAACCAGATCAAGGGTCATTGGAGCTGAGAAGTCCTATGAATCCCAAGCACATGGCGATCCAGTCAGCGGTCCATCAAGTTGGTTTGAGCGGGTCTGAACGTATCTGTATGTCCAGAGAACGTCGCGAGTCCAGCTTACCAGGAAAGAAGCATCTGCGGAGACCATAGTAGTTAGCTTCCCCGTGGAAAATTCGACTTTCGAGCGACTTGATAACTTCCTAGAAAGCACATTGTCATATACGGTATGCACGCCTGATCAGCTGTCGATACCCCTCAAAATACACAATATGGCTTCTCCAATTTCAGTACGAACAAAGGTGATCACACACTCACATGGATTTCCGTCCAATCAagtcgatgagctgattcCCATCATTCAGCTCCAACCACTTATCCTCAGCCTCGAGATCACCCTGCGCGAGGTAAGATCGAACGTACCGCAGCCCTCATCATGAACCCAACGACGCTGCCTCTTTGTAAAGCCTGATACGAAAACAGACTTGCACTTTGGACCATTACGAACAACGCGAACGCTAATCCGATCATGTATCCAATCGATCTTGGGGGATTGGCAGATGATCCATTTTGTTGAGAGGTGTCAGCGTGAgataaggtgagttgatcgattAGGAGCTTGGTGACGAGCGGAGCGGTGATTTGGAGTCCGGCTAGACGCAGCATCAAATTAAAGTCAGAGGTGATTTTCCCCTCACCAAAAGACTGATGACCCTGTCGGCCAGGAAAGAAACTActtcatcgagatcatctgAACGATGTACGTACAAACGGAACGCACCTGCACATCCCTTGAAGATCACTGCTTTCCACCAGCTCCACCAGACCGTCATATACATCGCTTGTAGCAGACTAGGCTGAGCCCGCTTTGGAGTCTCACGCTTGCCGTTGCCATTGCTTGTGCCGGAGGCAGGAATCTTGGAAGTCTGGTCGATCGTGGTTTCTGATCCGGCATTCGAGTCGGACCGAATAATTCGAGAAGAGCGAGAATTAGCAGGATAAACAGGTTCAAGCTTGACGGAAGGGTTTTGTACGGAGTACCCGTCAATTGTATCTAGGATGGCTAAGCTGTCTCTTGATCGTCTAGACTGCTGGTGCCGCTTCCCATCTTGCCCTGAATGAGCAGGTGTATACGCCTTCTCATCATTGTTCTCGTCAGTCGCACCCGCAAATGACTTCGCGTGAGACTGCTCCAATAGATTCGCCTGCAATCGATCTGCGATCTGCTCGGATTCTAACATCAGCCTCGCCCTACTTCTATAGCTCAGATACCCGGCCTTTGATAACAGAGATACCATAGAGACTCACAGTCTTGCATTCCAGATCGCTTGTAAGTGCCCAGAGATCTACCGCACGTCATCAGATAACGAGCTTTTCTCAATCGCCGTTCACGAAGCACAGTACAGTAGATGAATACGAATGATGCTCAATCtactcaccttcagcctCAAGGGGCCTAGAATATCCCGCTCTCATAATCGGCGTCACCCATTGAAAGACGACTCGGGATAGGAACTTCGCTTTGTCATCGGGAAGAGGATCGCGCCCGTATACCCCTTGATGGGCAGGTAGGGGACGATAGAATGGGATTGGCATTTCTGGTGAGATATGCTAGCAAGGTCTTCAAGTCGATTCTACCGTGCAGCTGCCACGGAATTCTGTGCTCGTGACTGAAGAGATCTTCATTCAAATCATCTATCCAGGTCAAATCGATGGTAGCCGGGTCATCTTGCACAGTCTGCCTGATCAAATCTCTGGCTGACTGTAATATTGGCCAGAAGCAGACTACTGGATTGGATCTCAGAACAAAGGAGACCTCCTTCGCTCGATGATCGGCCGAAGACTCTGATGTGCTCCTTTCAGCCAAAGGACTCCAGGGCAATACTAAGGATCATGCTGTAGTAGACATGTCGGGAGAATTGCATGCCTTGGACGGAAGCGTTATGAGCTTCCATCAGATGCGGCTGGAAAACTCCTGCTTGACCTGTATCTCTGAGGTACTGCTTGCCGGATCCAAAGAAGTCGAACATGTTGCGGAGAGAATTGGTTCATGCGCAAACGTCCTTACCTGCACAGGTGGCAATATGTGGGATGTGTAACGTACCAAAACACGCCCTATAGTATATATGATACATCCTCATTCACTCTTCTGCGCATTCACGTATCTACGCATTCAACGCCTTTCAATCTCGACCATCATGCATTGCATcctttcaagcctttcttTACTGGCCTTCCTTTGTTGTCGAATGAGAATAAACAAGTGATGACGCCACTTTGCCACTTGCAGTCGTCAAAACACGTGGTCGAGCACTGACTTACGCTCGCGCCactacatcatcatccaactCCCACACGACCACCATTACTCATACAAGTCCTCACTCCATCATTCACTCATCGACAGCAACGACAACAATAACGATTACAACTATACTCCTTATCGAGATACCTGATACCcaccagatcatccagagcAGGTCTCTTAGCTTCCTTTCTCCCACCGAATCGCACTCTGCAATTCGCCCCGCTTCAAGCCAAGACACTCCTAACAaccctgcttctccttcatccctGTTTTGGTATAACATCAACATAGCATCATGGTGAGCTCACACTATATAGCTTGGGTCGGTAAGCTGATACTTTATTTGACTTGTGATTGCTCGATCATCTTTTTAGTCCACAGCAGCGAAACGACGTTTGATCCGAGATTTCAAGCGACTGGCATCCGACCCGCCTATAGGTATTTCGGGCAGTCCGAATCCGGATAATATAATGATATGGAACGCAGTCATCTTTGGACCTCGTGAGTCTCCTTACTCCTTATCTTCACCTCAGAGCTCTTGTTCCGCTGTCCCGCTGTCACCGATGCCGACTGTACGGACaaggctgatctgatttgtCATTCTCCGTCCTTCTCGCTCAATTACAAATCACATCTCTCAAATCACATCCCTCGAAATTCCATTCTGCTCTATCACTCACCGATCATCCCCGTTCCACTCAATGCTTGGACGATCACTCAATGCAGCCGACACACCGTTCGAAGACGGCTCATTCCGCCTAACTCTGACTTTCTCAGACTCGTACCCTAACAAACCACCTACCGTCCGATTCGTCTCCAAGATGTTCCATCCGAACATATACGCCAACGGAGAACTGTGTTTGGATATCTTGCAAAACCGTTGGAGTCCGACATACGATGTAGCTGCGATATTGACTAGTGTGCAAAGTCTACTGAATGATCCGAATCCGGCTTCGTGAGTTGCGCCTGCGTCCATTCCTTACGTGTACTCGCATGTGGACGAACCTTGCAAAACGCATTGAAGAGATTCGATCGTGGTTGGAGCTGTGGGCATACTTTGGGAGAAGAATTGAACGAACCGCTATGAAAATACATGCGGCTGAGCAATCAACAGGAACGAGGAAAGACATGACTGACATCGACGTTTTCATGTCCATGGTAGCCCGGCAAACGTAGATGCTGCTCAGCTATTCAAGGAGAATTCCAAAGAATACGAACGAagagtcaaggtgagtatgCTGATGCATATGCACGACCTCCATCCCTCCGttccatcatccatcttgaccttAGGGCCTTACGCAGTCCTCAGGCTCGGTGGCATTGAACTAGTTCTCTGACGCTTGGATCGTCCTCAGCAAACCGTCGAACAATCTTGGATCGATAATCCTGACGAAATCGACATTGAACCATCCACCAGCGCGCCCGTCCAAGCCGTCACAGCTTAAACGAAATTCCCATTGTCCTATCTTATCTGTCTTGCAACCCAAAATTCGACCTCAACCAAGTCCTTGTCCGATCCAATTGGCTTCTTGCCAGTCCGATATGAGGTGGAGGCGTAGATTGTGGGTTTGCAAAATTGGTAACTAGGATACTCTTGAGAGGGGTTTTGAGGCATTCCGTGGTCCGATTGATGttgtcgaagttgttcaTTTGGAGTGACGCAGCTTCCGAAAATAGTAAGGCAAGTTCAAAGTCGCCTTTTGTCATTTGTATTTCTCTTGTACGAGTACTCTTATTTTCATTTCATTCCATGTCATCTCACTCCATCGGTCCATTTtatttcatttcatttccGTTCCTTTATTTTACATTCACCAGCATCTGTCCTGTAACGCATCATCataccaatatcaatacCACAACCAATCCAATCACTTCATCTGACCTCAATTCATCCCCCTCAACTCTCGATCCAATCGAATAGTAATCCTACGAGCGCCATGTATGCACTTATGCACCCCATGTCCTGTATCGTGCGATGGGCCAAGACGAAAATCAACATTGAGTTTCCACTCACTCTAGATGATTTTATGATGTACTGGATCTTGATCCCTGAAGGTGAACGATC belongs to Kwoniella dejecticola CBS 10117 chromosome 10, complete sequence and includes:
- a CDS encoding ubiquitin-conjugating enzyme E2 2 produces the protein MVSSHYIAWVAAKRRLIRDFKRLASDPPIGISGSPNPDNIMIWNAVIFGPPDTPFEDGSFRLTLTFSDSYPNKPPTVRFVSKMFHPNIYANGELCLDILQNRWSPTYDVAAILTSVQSLLNDPNPASPANVDAAQLFKENSKEYERRVKQTVEQSWIDNPDEIDIEPSTSAPVQAVTA